Below is a window of Equus quagga isolate Etosha38 chromosome 1, UCLA_HA_Equagga_1.0, whole genome shotgun sequence DNA.
ACATTTATAGAGCTTCTCACCAGTGTGAGTTCTATGATGTTCAGTGAGAGATGAGCTATGAgcaaaggctttcccacactcttTACATttatagggcttctctccagtatgaattctcatATGCTGAGTGAGGCAGGTATTCTGATTAAAGCCCTTCCCACATTCAGTGCATttatagggtttttctccagtgtgactTCTCTGATGCCGAATAAGGCAAATGCTCTGAATGAAGGCTTTGCCACATTCACTGCATTTGTAGGGTCTCTCCcctgtatgaattctctgatgcttAGTGAGGGGAGTGCTCTGAGTAAAAGCTTtgccacattccttacatttatagggtttctctccagtatgaattcgcTGGTGTTTAATAAGGGAGGGGCTCTGACAAAAAGCCTtgccacattccttacatttatagggtttctctccagtatgaattctctgatgctgAGACAGGTTTGCCTTTGTTTGGAAAGTTTTCCCACATTCATCACATTTATGGGGTTTTTCCCCAGAGTGGATTCTCTGATGCTGTGTAAGATTTGAGTGTTTGCGAAAAGAAGAGCCACATTCATTGCATAAGTAAGGTTTCTCACCAGTGTGAATCCTCTGATGATGAATGAGGTGTGTGTTCTGATTGAATGCCTTCCCACACCTattacatttataaggtttctctccagtgtgaatccTCTGATGTTCAGTGAGATGTGAATGATTGCGGAAAGAATTCCCACActcattacatttataaggtttctctccagtgtggattctCTGATGCTGAGTGAGAAACGATCGACATCGAAATGTTTTCCCACATTGCTCACATCCATATGGTTTCactccagtgtgaattctttgATGTTGAACAAGAAATGAACTACgactaaaggctttcccacattcctcacATGCATAGGgtctctctccagtatgagttctctGATGTTGGGTAAGAGATGAGCTCTGAGTAAAAGTTTTTCCACATTCGTTACATTTCCAAGACTTTTTCTGTGTGGAAAGGGCTGGACATTTACCCTGGTCTGAAATCTCATTGGTGTGTATGCTACTTGTCTCCCACTGATGTAAGCTCTCTTCCGTAGAAACCCTGAGATGTTTAACAAGGCTTGAGGTCAAAAGCAAGcttttttcaaaatgatattcTTGGCTAAACATCTCAGGAGGGGCTTCTTTGTGGATGAAAGTTATTTCCCCAAAACCTCCTTCCTGGAAAAGGCCTGGCCCAGGAAACTCTCGGGGAGAGTTTCCCTTCATGCTCTCACATCCATATGCTTCTTCGAATGCAGAATCCTGGTATTCATCCTCTTGGAGTCTCTTTGCTACCATCCCTGGTGAATCAATTACAGAGACATCCTGCTCTGAAGTAGTCTTGTTCACCCAACCTGAAAGAAACCATCAGAATGAATACCTCTTGCAGAGGGCGGAGTGGAGGCCCCTGACATTCTGGGACATAACTTTGACAGGTCTCAGTAATGGCCAATGAGTAAGGACCAATAAAAGCAAGTGGGGCAAGTAACTCAAAGTTGCAAATGGTGGAAGAGATCTGCACCAGGGTAAGGTGATCACCATGGAGGAACTCCATAGAAAGGGCAGCTACAGACACCCAGGGAGTGAGAGAACCAGAGATAATGGAGATaaagggaaaacaacaaaaaacaggctaATGATTATGGCAAGACAGGAAACATGATGGTTTATATTCAAAGAATAGATGGTGGGAGAATGTAAAAGGGCAAATGCTGGAAATGAGAGAGATAAAATGAGTACTGGTGAAAAGCTGGCACCAAGAGATGCTCACCCATGTCTGCCCCCAACACTCCTAGAAGAGAAGGTAATTCTATCTCCTGAGCCTTGTTCAGTTTCTCTTGGAAAATTCCAAAGCCCTGCTGTTTCTCCCACTGGTTGTCCCCTGCTCACTCACCTGGACAAATCTctcttccaatctctctctcttcagctcCATGCatattcaacatccacaaatcttctctttgctttgatTGTAAAACACTTCAAGGGTGGAAAACTGGGAGCCCTGCTCACAGGGGAaaaaaggtgggggaggggatatCACTATCCcagtaaacagaaaaatgagcaagagcTGTTGCCTAAGGACATTAGCTAATAGCTCACATAAAACCCGTCAGGAGAGTAATGTGACTGCATCAGCAAGAACCAGGGTTGGCTTCCAGTCTTCTAAGTTCACAAACTCCATTTGTCAGCTGGCCAAAAAGTGACAGCCAGACAGACTGACATACTAGCAAACACCCAAGTGCTTGATAAGTACATCAGACTgttatttataatgataaagataACTATGAAGTGGACAAAAATATTCATGTCAATTAGTGCACTCTGTCCATTATACAATAATCTATATGAACAGTCAATGACTATAGTCAGAAGCTGCATGGGGAAATGGCCTCACAACAAGGCTAATGCATTAAATCTGATCCACGCACCTCCACTATATGCCAAGGAGCTGAATAGTAGCTATGAAACTCTATTTGATACAACCTAGAGACACACTGATTGTCCTTTCTTCTAGATGTCATATCAATTAAACAGTTTTTCTTCAGGCACAGCTCAATATAAGACTGTAGGctgcagtttaaaaaaacaacactttaattgtgaaataatttttgacttacaaaagatttgcaaaaatagcacagagagTTTCTGGTGTTTGGAACGTCAAAATCACAACTGTTCATCCAAAAATATCTCTCCATATAATCCTGAAGTGAGAAGTAGAATTGGCAGCATTATttcaaggaaacaaagacagagagatggTTTTACCATAATCAAGAGCTTAGGAGGCAGGAAAGAATAGGATGAATCTGCTGAAGTACATAACAAGGCTGGTCCTGATCAAGGTCTGTGCCTCTGTGTTGAGTTTTAAAGGTTTAAGAGGATCCTGTCTGGGATTTCCTAATCCTCTTCCTTAGGAGGAGCATAAAGGGGACCCACTGCGCAATCCTACAGCGACTCATGTGGTACAGTGTGGTTTGGGTATAATCAGAGGTAGACAGTGGAGAAAAAGTCAGACATGCCCCTACCTGCCCAGAGCTTACAGCACAGCTAGGCAAAGACACTAAACCAGTAATTACAAATATGCAAATTACAAAAGTAGAAATATGGGGTGCTATGGGATGTAGAGCAGAGGGGACCTAATCTAGTCTGAGAAAGAAAGCCTTTCTGAAAGAGATAAATAGGAATTAgataaagagggaaaagaatgtatcagagaaataaaacagaatatacaAAATGAATCAAGCCCAatactttggaaaaataaaagagatccagTATCACAAAGTATTAAGCATATTAATTAAGCATATAAGATATGAAACTTGAGGCAAGCAAAGGCCAGATCAAATATAATCCTGCAAATCATTTTAGGGAATTTGCCCTAAAGCGAGCAGAAAGCCATAAAAGgggtttggaaaaaaaaagtgacatgatTAGatctgctgtttaaaaaaaaaaaaaaaaaaaaacacatcctTCTGTCCAACGTGTAGAGAAAAAGTCTGCAGAAGGGGTAGAAGGTGGGGAGCCAAGGTATAGGGTGGAAGACCCCTTGGGAGGTCGTTTCCGCAGTCCACTAAGGCGACTGGACCACCTAAGAGACAGAGTCCACAGGATTGGATGAATTTGGGGGCAGGTATAAGGGACagggagaagtcaaggatgattTGCCGGTTTTTGGCTTGAGTGACAACAGTGACCTTTACTGAGTGTGGGAACacaggtttggggaggaagaagataCATTTAGTTTTGAAATACCCACAAAGAAAGTAGGCATAAGGATCTGGAATAGAGGAGAGAGGTGTGGGCTGAAAACTTacagagtttttgtcataaaggGAGTAAGTGCAATCTTGGGAGTAACAGATAAAATCATCACAGGAGTGTGGCTAGGAAAACCTCAACAGTGAGTTTACACATTTAAAAGGAAGTTTAACTCTGGATTTTGATTTCAGAGATTCCTAATACCattagagaaataaatagaagaattGAATATGTAatagagtttgcatttctaatcaTAAAAATTTGATTATTCATAAATCATGTTGGAACTGTTGCTTAAATACCTGGAAAAAAACACTTAGTGAGATTCCTACTTCACACCACATACCAAAATAGATCTAAACTGATTAAAAGGTTAAGTGTAAAAATATGAAACCACATAATAAAATACTGACAAATGATTGCTTTTAAGGTTAGGAAAGACTTTTAAGCATTATGCAAAAAAGCACAAACTACAAAGGACAAAACTGCATAACTTTGGCCACGGAAAAGCAATAGTCTCTACATCcaaaatacaagtaaaattcAAAGAGAATCTAGGAAAAGTATTTTTGATCTATACATCAAGGAGTAGATAGATCTAATAGATAAAAGACTTCTCATTAATGAGCGAGGAAAAAAGATGCATTGACAGAAAAATGAGGAGTATAACAAATACACCAAGAATTATGAAAGGCCAATAAATACATCAAAGCAAAATTCCGTCTTGGtggtaatcaaagaaatggaaactgaaagaatgaaaaatcaatttttataccaaattggaaattttctttttaatgctgaaattCAAGACTGGCAAAGGTGCAGGGAAAGAGAGCTTCTCATACGCCACCAGTGCGAATGGAAACCGGTACCATCTTCCTAGTGTGCtgataagcattcaataaacagaAACTATTATGAATACACAGATATacacaaaacacatacacacaaaaaggacAGGCGAATACCTGCCAAAATGTTCACACACTGATCTCCAGGTCATTTAACAGGGTTACTTTACTTTGTCCTCTATACTCTTCTATGTATTTCATTTTCCctacaataaacatatattacttttatagtcACAGAAAGTTACTTAAAAAATGACAGATCTCACTCACAGGTTTCAACACCCccaaaaaaaaccagaaacaaaaacgACAAATGCCAGATCCAATGGACACGGTATTGGCCTTCCATTCAGAGTAAGATTAAAGTGAACTGGATTGGGAGTCAGGAGACTGCTCTGTCATAGCCCGGGTGAGTGGGCCTACATGACAGGCTATTTATCTGAAAAACATGACAATTTAGATAATATCCATGagtccttccagctctaacattctgTGAATACTTGACTAAATGATTTAATTCACATAAAGCATTTATAAGGATATCTGCCATGGGGTATGCACTCAACAGGGattaggcattattattatgtttGCTATTAAAACCTATGGAGAAGAAAATACATCTTGGTGACAACCACTCTCCTCTAACTGTGGATCACCTGAGTTGTTGGCAGTTTGTTCATGTCAAgctgcaaactttttctgtaaatattctgaaagtaaatattttatgtattgtgGGCTAAACGAGCTAtatgttctctctccctctttctgtcatAAATATTCAATTTTGCCTTTGTAGTTTGAAAACAGAACTAgacaacatgtaaatgaatgagcttGGCTGTATTTCAGTAAACTTTTTTGACAAAAGCAGGTGGTAGACCAAATTTGGCCcttgggccatagtttgctgagcCTCTGGTCTCTAAGTTTCCCAGAAAGGAAGGTACAGGTGCTTCCACAAATGCCTAGTGTGGAATAATCTGATTGCTAGTGATTTTAAGATGCTAAAAGGATCTGTGTGAATACAGATTTGAGGGAGATTGGTATTATTTGGGGAGTGAAGGGTAAAAGGAAAGAAGCTTTTAATAGCTTCATCCTGTTAAAAGTAACAGGGAGATGGCTTCCTCCTCCTACCTTGTAAGCCTTCTCCTGGTCACCAGCAACTTACTCCTCAATAATTAGCTGAAGGATTCTGGACAAGCCAGGGGAGGTTTTTCAAGAATTTGAAATCACAGTTCCTTTAACAAGACCACATGTAAACGTACTCCTCTCTGAAGCCCTTCTTAGATTTGTTGGTTGGCCAAAAGCAACATACTCATCCAGGCTGCAGCAGCACACTACATCTATCTCTTCTGCAGCTTTGGGTCAGTCAATTAGTAGCActgtgtccttggacaagtcatCTATTCCCGCTacacctcaattttctcattaaaaactaCAGATAATacgttgttgtgaagattaaataaattagcaCAACTGCTTCGAATAGatgtagtttaaaatattatcacACCTGCTCGCATATGTATCTTCCGGCACTAGGAAGCATCTTCCCATGCGGCAGGTTCCAACGTCACTCATTCTGTAGCCTCGCCCCTGAACTGTGTAGTAGTTGGCAAGTGATGGATAGTAAAATCTTTTTGGAAGACATTAACGTTTGCCTATGTGCTATCACATGCATGCTGTCAACTGAGCCTCATAAAGAAAGACGGAGACTACAAGACAGTCCAACTTTAGAAATCAAGAAACAGCCTCTGTATCCTCGGGAATTATAACCCTGGTCTTGAGACTCCCCACCTAGGGCGCTTTACACTATTTGCCGCCTCCTGTTACGACGGTCCCTAAAATAGCTTCTGAGCTGCAGGACCGATGGAGGGAAGTAGCTGGTAACCAGACCGAGAACTCTGAGCCCGGGATTTCATTTCCGAACACGGGTCCTAGCTCTTGATAGTTTACCATCACTCAAGCATCatgcattcgttcattcactccaCCGTCTTCTCAGGCGTCTCCTCTCCTCCATGCCAGGCCTTGCGCGGGGTCAGGCGAGCGCAGCGCTGAGGCCGCCGGGAGTGCCGGGCCGCAAGCGCAGGCAGCAATCCGGCGGAGAGCGAGCTTCCGGCCCGCCGGCCAGCCCATGCGCGCCCGGAGCggctcctttcccctccccgGGGCCCGCCCGCTCACCGTGAGGTCCGGGGATTTCCCGCGGGGCGGCGACTTCAGTCCCTGAAATGCACGGAAGCCAGGGCACGGCTTGCCCGCCGGGGCCGGAAGAGCAGCGGCGCCACCGGTAGTGCGTCACCAGCGGCTCCGCGCCCCTGTCTCGCGCATCCCTCGGCTCTTCTCTAGGAAGCAGGAGAAGCATCTCGATGGAGGCCTCCAAGCAGGCGTTTGGGGCCTAGTTTTCCCCAAACGTAGACCCGTTCCTGAGGTCCCACTAAAGACTACGTTAGTCCGGAACACACTGATATCTCATCCCTCAGGAAAACTGTAGATGGGGGCGTTAGGGTTGGAAACAGTGCTGGGTAGGAGTCAGAATGGGCCATCTCCGGCAAGGCCTGGTATATTCCATCCACTAAAAATAACCCCTGATTGAGAACCTTGAATGCTCCACTATTTAGTTAGAATAATGGACAGATTCTCAATCTGAGCCCCTATAAACTGACCTCAACCAGCAATATCTCTTATTCTGCTATCATATACATTCTCCTCTAACATAACTGAATTCCCATTGGCCCCCTGAAATCTCCTGCCTGTTCCTGACCCTGGATCTTTTATCCAGGATTTGCCCCTCTGGGAtattctccctcccctccacctacTCTCGCTCACCTTGGCCATTCAAGTCACACTGGTTCTTCAAAACCCAGTGCCAATCCTTACTTGACCCCTATGGCTGTTGCCTACACTCTATTATCACCCCTTATGAGTAATTCCACCTCTAGCTGGCCTCCTAAATACACGTGTCCACTTTTATATATTATTAGGGAGATATACACAGGTAACATTCCATCCAAGGGTAACTAGGAGGGACCCAGTTCATCTCTATATGCCTCTATCCGTTAATGTGGAGCTATTATTTACCATTATATCCCAGTGTTGAGCAGTGTCTGGCAGagaaagtattcaataaatacttgttgaatccATTAATCAGATACAAAGAGAAAGATCagattatttgcatttttgagaaactgaaaaatgcaaatatcatAGACCAAATCCAGAAAACAAGCTCTCTGCAGGTCCAAAAGGAAGAACCATCTAGCTGGCATATTCCCGTCTATAACCTCAGTCTATACAACTCCTATCTGCCTCAGCAGAGCGTAAGCTTTATGAAGGTAGCGACTTTCTCTCCCTTATTCACACTATAACCATATCTAGAACAGTGGCTgacatatagtaggcactcaatagatTTTtggtgaatgactgaataaaCTACCAGAATCAGAATTCTTTCTTGAGCTGAGGAACTCCAATTTCATTACTGATACTGATCCATCTAGAGTCTCATCTCTAAATAGAAATAGACCACTAAAAATCATGGAACTTTTGAGGAACATCAAGAATATGAAAGGGAGAGTTTCAAATTCAGTCATCTTGTGGCAGATACTTCCAGAGTCATAGGAGATACGAGCTGGTAACAGTTTATGTTCCAATAAGTTACATGAAGTAGTTACTCCACATAGATGTATATTGCttatataagagagaaaaaagtactGAAAAGTCATCTTTCTTCCCCCAGATTACCTAAAGTACACACTCTACAGAGATGAATGTTACTTCCCTTTGGGAAATAGAAACTCCTGGAAAATCATGTTTAACCCCTCCCCCCCAGAGAGATTACATGAAGTATATGCCACAAAGATGTCAGTAGGTTTTCTATGCAAGATGCAACTTTGTTTACCCAATATGCATTTCTCCCTTTCTGACACTCTGTGCctgttttatagacaaggaaaacaGGCTTGGAAAAATTGACTCAACCAATATCACACAGATTGTACCTTAAAGAATCAGGCCAGAAGGCCAGACCTTTGAACTTCAAACCCAGTGCCCTTTGTAGGCTACAACAGAccatttcccttcccttcccgtCATTTCAATTGTCCTTgtctagattttctcttttttccttacacTATCTCTAAGGGGGCCAGAACTACATACATGAATTTCAGATCCAGTGATTACCATTTTAGCAAGGGTATAATGACAAACACTACAAGTTGCCCATGAAATATCCATTCGCCTCATCCCCCTTACGCACCAAACCAAACTTCTGTTCAACGTGGCACTGTGCCCAGATTTCTCAAGTTCCCCTGCACTTACAGCTGGCCATATGACACAGTTCTGGCCTAAGAGATAAAAATGGAAGGCTTATGAGTGGAGCTTCCAGGAACACTGCtgttttcctaattaaaaagAACAGACTCACTTGGAAAATGTTTTTCGTCCTTTGCACTCCTTCCATCTTGGAAGAGTTATGAGCAGCAGATgatgcagcagccatcttgtcacCATGAGGTGCAAGCATAATGATGCTAACCACATTATAAGAATGGCATGACTAGAATAAAGAAGGATCTTGGTTTTTGAGTTACTACACCAGCCCTGGACTGCCCACCCTGGACACTGTACtaagtgataaaaaagaaaaattaggggctggccccgtggccaagtggttaagtttgtgtgctccgctgcggcagccctgtgtttcaccagttcgaatcctgggtgcggacatggcaccgctcatcaagccatgatgaggcggcatcccacatgccacaactagaaggacccacaactaagaatatacaactatgtaccaggaggctttggagagaaaaaggagaaataaaatctttaaaaaaaatagaaaagaaaaattaatctctTTTGGACCATCTACCATAGTTGGGTGGTTTAATATGCAGTCAAATGCCTTCCCAACTGATTCACTTCCCCAAAGGAGATTATATGAAAAAGTATAGTCTACAGACCTGAAAGTTTTATCGCTAGGGAAGATAAAACTAATAGTAATTCAGCTTTTCAATCCAGATTTCCAGATTACAGGAAATATACAGTCCACAGAGGTGAATTTCCCCTCATTGTTAGATGCAATTATTGGAAaccaagggttttttttttaatcaaagcacATTATATGAAG
It encodes the following:
- the ZNF502 gene encoding zinc finger protein 502, with amino-acid sequence MLNMHGAEEREIGREICPGWVNKTTSEQDVSVIDSPGMVAKRLQEDEYQDSAFEEAYGCESMKGNSPREFPGPGLFQEGGFGEITFIHKEAPPEMFSQEYHFEKSLLLTSSLVKHLRVSTEESLHQWETSSIHTNEISDQGKCPALSTQKKSWKCNECGKTFTQSSSLTQHQRTHTGERPYACEECGKAFSRSSFLVQHQRIHTGVKPYGCEQCGKTFRCRSFLTQHQRIHTGEKPYKCNECGNSFRNHSHLTEHQRIHTGEKPYKCNRCGKAFNQNTHLIHHQRIHTGEKPYLCNECGSSFRKHSNLTQHQRIHSGEKPHKCDECGKTFQTKANLSQHQRIHTGEKPYKCKECGKAFCQSPSLIKHQRIHTGEKPYKCKECGKAFTQSTPLTKHQRIHTGERPYKCSECGKAFIQSICLIRHQRSHTGEKPYKCTECGKGFNQNTCLTQHMRIHTGEKPYKCKECGKAFAHSSSLTEHHRTHTGEKLYKCSECEKTFRKYAHLSEHYRIHTGEKPYECIECGNECGKFFTQRSSLIQHQRIHTGEKPYVCSECGTCFCKRSNLTQHLRIHTGEKPYKCNECEKAFQTKAVLVQHLRIHTGEKPYKCNECGKAFCQSPSLIKHLRIHTGEKPYKCTECGKAFSQSICLMRHQRSHSGDKPYKCKECGKAFNQSACLMQHQRIHSGEKPYTCTECGKAFTQNSSLVEHERTHTGEKLYKCSECEKTFRKQAHLSEHYRIHTGEKPYECVECEKSFRHSSALVRHQRLHAGQ